One window from the genome of Myxococcus virescens encodes:
- a CDS encoding thiol-disulfide oxidoreductase DCC family protein: MAPVLRTTPPGHDVILYDGHCRLCGGAARQLQRLLGGTGTRLRSFREDGVLASFPGVTADRCERALQLVLPDGAVVEGLEAIVLALGRRPLGRLLRVYYVPGLRQLLDALYRVVARHRFRIAGRQCPDGACVVHFK; this comes from the coding sequence ATGGCGCCCGTGCTGCGGACGACACCTCCCGGGCATGACGTGATTCTCTATGACGGGCACTGCCGCCTGTGCGGTGGGGCGGCCCGGCAGCTCCAGCGGCTGCTGGGCGGGACGGGGACGCGCCTGCGCTCGTTTCGAGAGGACGGGGTGCTGGCATCCTTCCCGGGTGTCACGGCGGACCGCTGTGAGCGGGCCCTGCAACTGGTCCTCCCGGATGGGGCCGTGGTGGAGGGGCTGGAGGCCATTGTCCTGGCGCTGGGCCGACGGCCGCTGGGACGGCTGCTCCGTGTGTACTACGTGCCGGGCCTGCGGCAGCTCCTGGATGCGCTCTACCGCGTCGTGGCCCGCCATCGCTTCCGCATCGCGGGACGTCAATGCCCAGACGGAGCGTGCGTGGTCCACTTCAAATAG
- a CDS encoding vWA domain-containing protein: MLARRLADLRQRLDALHQPAPARGGWRAWTLLGRRARGPEDVALPMLASLDRDLDRVGVHTSADARLLKELGLRKGRAGALAQGLLDRAHQALEEVEECLVLVERAWRKGESLPGAVAVLEKGFIQLARVVKVADLFARPPSEPEEDDAALEIYGRIDGSTPRLAPTSARLAVAEFFAERARANPTDVMQKRRDLDLAHELLIRLGADHDRERGMVLRRQVAEARERVRAVPAVRSMEELLRHVRHTARREPQVAYRSLKGLYERALEAGDAALADAARAALTPMLPAPSQLSSLMERAELDGLSHWFGEAPTAPDEVPGPPKADELLTDLAFSLDPEQLSTFELAAGCARYFDVEDALSEEIVLADTRTARAVSRRVPYPTQTMTYETTGSLHEVNNFVLTDPRMLLRDLAASHQLVRAYLDDEPPPRPRKVKRTAVRVYVCDASGSMHGARARFRDAIVIAELNNLRVKARRGEHFDPLYFSFFNDVPTELARVDSALEATRQLEKLFRESPAEGQTDITLALMSAFDSIRAAQGRDPYLARATVVLVTDGEDRVDLELIRRTRAPMDALDIALSFVSLGEENPDLRLLVREQRAAGGRAFYHHLSDEEILWARTEFDTPWRTLLPRDVPASGDALEQLTPHLEALEAVAAGRAAPRTVAVDASFDALFPEKPTLPPGAEPTGKDVTHRVADILGALVEAASLAPADRRAAESLLLLQHLLGVYGLTPARYLSALSAGGQATQEALQRVRLLCRPFG; this comes from the coding sequence GTGTTGGCCCGGCGCCTCGCGGATCTCCGGCAGCGGCTGGATGCGCTCCACCAGCCCGCGCCTGCTCGCGGCGGTTGGCGGGCGTGGACGCTGCTGGGGCGACGTGCTCGCGGGCCCGAGGATGTCGCGCTGCCAATGCTGGCCTCGCTGGACCGGGACCTGGACCGGGTGGGCGTGCACACGTCGGCGGACGCACGGCTCCTCAAGGAGCTGGGTCTGCGGAAGGGCAGGGCGGGGGCACTGGCGCAGGGGCTGCTCGACAGGGCCCATCAAGCACTCGAGGAGGTGGAGGAGTGCCTGGTGCTCGTGGAGCGGGCCTGGCGCAAGGGAGAGTCGCTTCCCGGCGCGGTCGCGGTGTTGGAGAAGGGCTTCATCCAGCTGGCGCGCGTGGTGAAGGTGGCGGACCTCTTCGCCCGTCCTCCGTCGGAGCCGGAGGAGGACGACGCGGCGCTGGAAATCTACGGGCGCATCGATGGGAGCACCCCGCGTCTTGCGCCCACCAGTGCGCGTCTGGCGGTGGCGGAGTTCTTCGCGGAGCGGGCCCGGGCCAACCCCACGGACGTCATGCAGAAGCGCCGGGACCTGGACCTGGCGCACGAGCTGCTCATCCGCCTGGGCGCGGACCACGACCGCGAGCGAGGCATGGTGCTGCGGCGCCAGGTGGCCGAGGCCCGCGAGCGGGTGCGGGCCGTTCCAGCCGTGCGCTCCATGGAGGAGTTGCTGCGGCACGTGCGTCACACGGCCCGGCGCGAGCCCCAGGTGGCCTACCGCTCGTTGAAGGGGCTCTACGAGCGGGCCTTGGAGGCAGGGGACGCGGCGCTGGCGGACGCGGCCCGGGCGGCGCTGACACCGATGTTGCCGGCACCTTCTCAGCTGTCGTCGCTGATGGAGCGCGCGGAGCTCGATGGCCTGTCGCACTGGTTCGGCGAAGCGCCCACGGCGCCTGACGAAGTTCCGGGCCCTCCGAAGGCCGATGAGCTGCTGACGGACCTGGCCTTCTCCCTGGATCCCGAGCAGCTCTCCACGTTCGAGCTGGCGGCGGGCTGTGCCCGCTACTTCGACGTGGAGGACGCGTTGTCGGAGGAAATCGTCCTGGCGGATACGCGCACCGCGCGGGCGGTGTCCCGGCGTGTCCCGTACCCGACGCAGACGATGACCTACGAGACGACGGGCAGCCTCCACGAGGTGAACAACTTCGTCCTGACGGACCCGCGGATGCTGCTGCGCGACCTGGCCGCCAGTCACCAGTTGGTGCGCGCGTACCTGGACGACGAGCCGCCCCCGCGGCCCCGGAAGGTGAAGCGCACCGCGGTGCGGGTCTACGTCTGCGACGCGTCGGGCTCCATGCACGGCGCGCGAGCCCGTTTCCGGGACGCCATTGTCATCGCGGAGCTCAACAACCTGCGCGTCAAGGCCCGCCGGGGCGAGCACTTCGACCCGCTGTACTTCAGCTTCTTCAATGACGTGCCCACCGAGCTGGCGCGAGTGGACTCCGCGCTGGAGGCCACCCGGCAGTTGGAGAAGCTCTTCCGCGAGTCACCCGCGGAGGGGCAGACGGACATCACGCTCGCGCTGATGTCCGCGTTCGACTCCATCCGCGCCGCGCAGGGGAGGGACCCGTACCTCGCTCGGGCCACCGTGGTGCTCGTCACTGACGGCGAGGACCGCGTGGACCTGGAGCTCATCCGCCGCACCCGCGCACCCATGGACGCGCTGGACATCGCGTTGAGCTTCGTGTCCCTGGGCGAGGAGAACCCGGACCTCCGCCTCCTCGTCCGGGAGCAGCGGGCCGCCGGAGGCCGCGCCTTCTACCACCACCTCTCCGACGAGGAGATTCTGTGGGCGCGCACGGAGTTCGACACGCCCTGGCGCACGTTGCTGCCGCGTGACGTGCCGGCGTCCGGTGATGCGCTGGAGCAGCTCACGCCGCACCTGGAGGCGCTGGAGGCGGTCGCCGCAGGGCGGGCCGCTCCGCGGACCGTGGCGGTGGACGCTTCGTTCGATGCGCTCTTCCCGGAGAAGCCCACGCTGCCCCCCGGAGCCGAGCCGACTGGCAAGGACGTCACGCACCGTGTCGCGGACATCCTGGGCGCGCTGGTGGAGGCGGCGTCGCTGGCCCCCGCGGACCGGCGCGCGGCGGAGAGCTTGCTGCTGCTTCAACACCTGCTGGGTGTGTACGGATTGACCCCGGCGCGCTACCTGTCCGCGTTGTCCGCGGGTGGGCAGGCCACGCAGGAGGCATTGCAGCGCGTGCGGCTGTTGTGCCGGCCCTTCGGGTAG
- the dnaK gene encoding molecular chaperone DnaK, producing MGKIIGIDLGTTNSVVAIMEGREPKVIVNEEGSRITPSVVAFTKDGERLVGQVAKRQAITNPERTIYSSKRFMGRRHDEVSEEATLVPYKVARGPNGDARVDIDGKQYSAPEISAQVLLKLKRAAENYLGEKVTEAVITVPAYFNDAQRQATKDAGEIAGLTVRRIVNEPTAAALAYGLDKKKDEKIAVYDFGGGTFDVSILEVGENVVDVLATNGDTHLGGDNIDLRIMDWLITEFKKDTGLDVSKDKMVLQRLKEAAEKAKIELSAAMETDVNLPFLTADATGPKHLNVKLTRAKFEAMIDDLIERSLEPCRKCLKDAGVEPKDLNEIVLVGGTTRIPKVQEAVKRLFGKEPNRSVNPDEVVAVGAAVQAGVLSGEVKDILLLDVTPLSLGVETLGGVMTKLIERNTTIPTRKSETFSTAADGQTQVEIHVLQGEREMAGDNRSLGRFHLTGMPPAPRGVPQIEVTFDIDANGILNVSAKDKATGKEQKVTITHSSGLAKDEVEKMVADARSNEAADKTRRELVEMKNQAESQSYAAEKLLKENKDKLSADTAKALEDAVAEINKVRDGQDKDAIKTALDALQAASYKAAEEMYRATGGAPGAEGAPGAGPSAAPGSQASPKKDDVVDAEFRQS from the coding sequence GTGGGCAAGATTATCGGGATCGACCTGGGCACCACGAACAGTGTGGTCGCGATCATGGAGGGTCGCGAGCCCAAGGTGATCGTCAACGAGGAAGGCAGCCGCATCACGCCCTCGGTGGTCGCGTTCACGAAGGACGGGGAGCGTCTGGTCGGTCAGGTGGCGAAGCGCCAGGCCATCACCAACCCGGAGCGGACCATCTACTCCAGCAAGCGCTTCATGGGCCGGCGGCACGACGAGGTGTCCGAGGAGGCCACGCTGGTCCCCTACAAGGTCGCCCGGGGGCCCAACGGCGATGCGCGCGTGGACATCGACGGCAAGCAGTACAGCGCGCCGGAGATCAGCGCGCAGGTGCTGCTGAAGCTGAAGCGCGCGGCGGAGAACTACCTGGGTGAGAAGGTGACGGAGGCGGTCATCACCGTCCCCGCGTACTTCAACGACGCCCAGCGCCAGGCCACCAAGGACGCGGGTGAAATCGCGGGCCTCACCGTGCGCCGCATCGTGAACGAGCCGACCGCCGCGGCGCTCGCGTACGGTCTGGACAAGAAGAAGGACGAGAAGATCGCCGTCTACGACTTCGGCGGTGGCACGTTCGACGTGTCCATCCTCGAGGTGGGCGAGAACGTGGTCGACGTGCTCGCGACCAACGGTGACACGCACCTGGGCGGTGACAACATCGACCTGCGGATCATGGACTGGCTGATCACCGAGTTCAAGAAGGACACGGGGCTCGACGTCAGCAAGGACAAGATGGTCCTCCAGCGCCTGAAGGAGGCCGCGGAGAAGGCGAAGATCGAGCTGTCCGCCGCGATGGAGACGGACGTCAACCTGCCGTTCCTCACCGCGGACGCGACGGGCCCGAAGCACCTCAACGTCAAGCTCACGCGCGCCAAGTTCGAGGCGATGATCGACGACCTCATCGAGCGCTCGCTGGAGCCCTGCCGCAAGTGTCTCAAGGACGCGGGCGTGGAGCCGAAGGACCTCAACGAGATCGTCCTCGTCGGCGGCACCACGCGCATCCCGAAGGTGCAGGAGGCCGTGAAGCGCCTGTTCGGCAAGGAGCCGAACCGCTCGGTGAACCCGGACGAAGTCGTCGCGGTGGGCGCCGCGGTGCAGGCCGGCGTGCTCTCCGGCGAGGTGAAGGACATCCTCCTGCTGGACGTGACGCCGCTGAGCCTGGGCGTGGAGACGCTGGGCGGGGTGATGACGAAGCTCATCGAGCGCAACACCACCATCCCCACGCGCAAGTCGGAGACCTTCTCCACGGCCGCGGACGGCCAGACGCAGGTGGAGATCCACGTGCTCCAGGGCGAGCGTGAGATGGCGGGCGACAACCGCAGCCTCGGCCGCTTCCACCTGACGGGCATGCCGCCGGCGCCGCGTGGCGTGCCGCAGATCGAGGTGACGTTCGACATCGACGCGAACGGCATCCTCAACGTCAGCGCCAAGGACAAGGCCACGGGCAAGGAGCAGAAGGTCACCATCACCCACTCGTCCGGTCTGGCGAAGGACGAGGTGGAGAAGATGGTCGCCGACGCCCGCTCCAACGAGGCGGCCGACAAGACCCGCCGCGAGCTGGTGGAGATGAAGAACCAGGCGGAGAGCCAGTCCTACGCGGCCGAGAAGCTGCTGAAGGAGAACAAGGACAAGCTGTCCGCGGACACGGCGAAGGCGCTCGAGGACGCGGTGGCGGAGATCAACAAGGTCCGCGACGGCCAGGACAAGGACGCCATCAAGACGGCGCTCGATGCGCTCCAGGCCGCCAGCTACAAGGCCGCCGAGGAGATGTACCGCGCCACGGGCGGCGCGCCGGGCGCCGAGGGTGCTCCGGGTGCTGGTCCTTCCGCGGCGCCGGGCTCGCAGGCCAGCCCCAAGAAGGACGACGTGGTGGACGCCGAGTTCCGCCAGTCCTAG
- a CDS encoding DNA integrity scanning protein DisA nucleotide-binding domain protein, with protein MTENTKFDREFLRSALSLAGKNEVDHFLYICDTPIPAEEFRGRPARKKLVYAVTMPKLAEEHLAKKVRALVIPAYDYSRTERVKVALVSALSQGAFKEGDLVLCMTGKVGRAPDTLMQMRIGGSLDDRVAIEGVKLGDEFNSQVVDALIQLALQIGQEGFEGHPIGTIITIGAHNTVMEKSRQMTINPFQGLSEAERNVLDPKIREAIKNFSVLDGAFVIREDGVVLAAGRYLSAADEAVKIPLGLGARHAAAAGMTSTTGCIALVVSQTSGAVRLFKGGNIVLELHQTARRT; from the coding sequence TTGACCGAGAACACGAAGTTTGATCGGGAGTTCCTGCGCTCGGCTCTCTCGTTGGCCGGCAAGAACGAAGTCGATCACTTCCTATATATCTGCGACACGCCCATTCCCGCCGAAGAGTTTCGCGGCCGGCCTGCGCGCAAGAAGCTCGTCTACGCCGTCACGATGCCCAAGCTCGCGGAGGAGCACCTCGCCAAGAAGGTCCGCGCGCTCGTCATCCCCGCGTACGACTACTCCCGCACCGAGCGCGTCAAAGTGGCGCTCGTGTCCGCGCTGTCCCAGGGAGCGTTCAAGGAAGGTGACCTGGTCCTGTGCATGACGGGCAAGGTGGGCCGCGCGCCGGACACGCTGATGCAGATGCGCATCGGCGGCTCGCTCGATGACCGCGTCGCCATCGAAGGTGTGAAGCTGGGCGATGAGTTCAACTCCCAGGTGGTGGACGCCCTCATCCAACTGGCGCTGCAGATTGGCCAGGAAGGTTTCGAGGGCCACCCCATTGGCACCATCATCACCATTGGCGCCCACAACACCGTGATGGAGAAGAGCCGGCAGATGACCATCAACCCGTTCCAGGGCCTCTCCGAGGCGGAACGGAACGTGCTCGACCCGAAGATTCGCGAGGCCATCAAGAACTTCTCCGTGCTCGACGGCGCCTTCGTCATCCGCGAGGACGGTGTCGTCCTGGCCGCGGGGCGCTACCTGTCCGCGGCGGATGAGGCCGTGAAGATTCCGCTCGGTCTGGGCGCGCGGCACGCTGCCGCCGCCGGCATGACGTCCACCACGGGCTGCATCGCCCTGGTCGTGAGCCAGACGTCCGGCGCGGTGCGGCTCTTCAAGGGCGGCAACATCGTCCTGGAGCTGCACCAGACAGCGCGCCGGACCTGA
- a CDS encoding FHA domain-containing protein produces the protein MDAMEYCPRCDTENPRDASVCRACGSPLRSGTMVMAVASVASRPQVSIRVVRADGGPESVVRMQRDTLTCGQQADISLTDDPFIMPLQVRFFFSGVRLAVEDVGGANGVFVRLRQERELPPGGELRLGRQRLVLEPIPTAATGPGGTQVWGSQDPGYRLRLVQLLEGGLRGGAFPLREGDNLLGREQGDLTFPTDGFVSGRHAVLQVRQDRLQVRDVGSSNGTFIRLSGPTFVDNGDHFLIGRQLLRVEIQAPTS, from the coding sequence ATGGACGCGATGGAATACTGCCCCCGCTGTGACACCGAAAATCCTCGGGACGCCTCCGTCTGCCGCGCTTGCGGCTCGCCGCTGCGCTCCGGAACGATGGTGATGGCCGTCGCCAGCGTCGCTTCGCGCCCGCAGGTCTCCATCCGCGTGGTGCGCGCCGATGGCGGCCCCGAGTCCGTCGTCCGCATGCAGCGAGACACCCTCACCTGCGGCCAGCAGGCGGACATCTCGCTCACGGACGACCCCTTCATCATGCCGCTCCAGGTCCGCTTCTTCTTCTCCGGCGTCCGGCTGGCCGTGGAAGACGTGGGCGGCGCCAACGGCGTCTTCGTCCGCCTGCGCCAGGAGCGAGAGCTGCCCCCCGGCGGCGAGCTGCGCCTGGGGCGCCAGCGGTTGGTGCTGGAGCCCATTCCCACCGCGGCCACGGGACCGGGTGGAACCCAGGTCTGGGGTTCACAGGATCCCGGCTACCGGCTGCGGCTGGTGCAGCTGCTGGAGGGAGGCCTGCGAGGCGGCGCCTTCCCCCTGCGCGAAGGCGACAATCTCCTGGGCCGCGAGCAAGGTGACCTCACCTTCCCCACGGACGGCTTCGTGTCCGGGCGGCACGCCGTGCTGCAGGTGCGGCAGGACCGGCTGCAGGTCCGGGACGTGGGCTCGTCCAACGGCACCTTCATCCGCCTGTCGGGCCCGACCTTCGTGGACAACGGGGACCACTTCCTCATTGGCCGTCAGCTGCTGCGCGTGGAAATCCAAGCGCCCACGTCCTGA
- a CDS encoding diacylglycerol/lipid kinase family protein, producing the protein MLVQPLRSPDLRRAPTSDVTAEPKVAVLLNANARKVDARVVKSLSHVVPEQDLFLSRSPLDARRIIQTVLERGYPMLFTGGGDGTFMGFVNEVLHQVGPRGRFAGKTAPRFGILKLGTGNGLAAYVNASGTRSDGILNDVLRARTGEVPGYRPMDLLMVDGQRAPFAGLGVDGKVLNDYIWVKEHLGKGFFKSVLSGSGGYFSAVACKTVPHYLTHSHWVECEVVNGASEAYRLGPDGGAMGEPLAPGATLFRGRLMMAAAGTMPFYGYGFRMFPFAGQRPGFMQLRLGQVTPTQVLTHLPKLWNGRWFPEGLMDFHAREVTIRFANPMPFQVGGDAAGYREQVTMSVAPESVELVDFTGAMN; encoded by the coding sequence ATGCTGGTCCAGCCCCTCCGCTCTCCCGATCTCCGCCGTGCGCCCACATCGGACGTCACCGCCGAGCCCAAGGTCGCGGTCCTGCTGAACGCCAACGCCCGGAAGGTCGACGCTCGGGTGGTGAAGTCCCTGTCCCACGTGGTGCCGGAGCAGGACCTGTTCCTCTCCCGCTCGCCGCTGGACGCCCGCCGCATCATCCAGACGGTGCTGGAGCGTGGCTACCCCATGTTGTTCACGGGCGGCGGTGACGGCACCTTCATGGGCTTCGTGAACGAGGTCCTCCATCAAGTGGGTCCGCGCGGCCGTTTCGCGGGGAAGACGGCGCCTCGCTTCGGCATCCTCAAGCTGGGCACCGGCAATGGCCTGGCCGCCTACGTCAACGCCTCCGGCACCCGGAGCGACGGCATCCTCAATGACGTGCTGCGCGCCCGCACGGGCGAGGTTCCGGGCTACCGCCCCATGGACCTGCTGATGGTGGACGGGCAGCGCGCGCCCTTCGCCGGGCTGGGCGTGGATGGCAAGGTGCTCAACGACTACATCTGGGTGAAGGAGCACCTGGGCAAGGGCTTCTTCAAGAGCGTCCTCAGCGGCAGCGGCGGGTACTTCTCCGCGGTGGCCTGCAAGACGGTGCCTCACTATCTCACCCACTCCCACTGGGTGGAGTGTGAGGTCGTCAATGGCGCCTCCGAGGCCTACCGGCTGGGGCCAGATGGCGGCGCGATGGGCGAGCCGCTGGCCCCGGGCGCCACCCTCTTCCGCGGCCGGCTGATGATGGCGGCGGCGGGCACCATGCCCTTCTACGGTTACGGCTTCCGCATGTTCCCCTTCGCGGGTCAGCGCCCGGGCTTCATGCAGCTGCGACTGGGGCAGGTGACGCCCACGCAGGTGCTCACCCACCTGCCCAAGCTATGGAACGGCCGCTGGTTCCCCGAAGGCCTGATGGACTTCCACGCCCGCGAGGTCACCATCCGCTTCGCCAACCCCATGCCCTTCCAAGTGGGTGGCGACGCGGCCGGCTACCGCGAGCAGGTCACCATGTCCGTGGCTCCGGAGTCCGTCGAACTGGTGGACTTCACCGGCGCGATGAACTGA
- a CDS encoding TraR/DksA family transcriptional regulator yields MNQKDLKRYKKMLEDSKASLLESAKKTLVEESSFDTDDLPDEIDLASSEYAQSMVFRLRDREKFLLQKIEKALVRIEDGTFGVCERCEEDISPKRLDARPVTTLCIRCKEEQEKKEKSYG; encoded by the coding sequence GTGAACCAGAAAGATCTCAAGCGTTACAAGAAGATGCTCGAGGACAGCAAGGCGAGCCTGCTCGAGAGCGCCAAGAAGACCCTGGTGGAGGAGTCCAGTTTCGACACGGACGACCTTCCCGATGAGATCGACCTGGCGTCTTCCGAGTATGCGCAGTCAATGGTCTTCCGTCTGCGGGACCGGGAGAAGTTCCTGTTGCAGAAGATCGAAAAGGCGCTGGTCCGCATCGAGGACGGCACCTTCGGCGTCTGCGAGCGGTGTGAAGAGGACATCTCGCCCAAGCGCCTGGATGCGCGCCCGGTGACGACGCTTTGCATCCGCTGCAAGGAAGAGCAGGAGAAGAAGGAGAAATCCTACGGCTGA
- a CDS encoding PspA/IM30 family protein, with protein MFFGLLRRRKKEPSRPADPLAAFDQLIENLERQAAEVRKSAATLLALKADLVRAEERYARRLLELTSRRATAKERGDARAVRVLEKDQAQAEDLLASTRDSLERAESDGRLLLEAASELGDRVAELRHERESASARLTMGGLVTESLRERVARFDQALVVDAARDEIERAHALADIYREEKSQEE; from the coding sequence ATGTTCTTCGGCCTGCTGAGGAGACGAAAGAAGGAGCCGTCGCGCCCAGCGGACCCGCTGGCTGCTTTCGACCAGCTCATCGAAAACCTGGAGCGACAGGCCGCCGAGGTCCGCAAGTCCGCGGCCACGCTGCTGGCGCTCAAGGCGGACCTGGTGCGCGCGGAGGAGCGCTACGCGCGCCGGTTGCTGGAGCTCACCTCGCGGCGTGCCACCGCGAAGGAGCGCGGTGACGCTCGGGCGGTGCGCGTGCTGGAGAAGGACCAGGCGCAGGCGGAGGACCTCCTGGCCAGCACGCGTGATTCGCTGGAGCGGGCCGAGTCGGACGGGCGGTTGTTGCTGGAGGCCGCGAGCGAGCTGGGCGATCGCGTGGCGGAGCTGCGCCACGAGCGGGAGAGCGCGTCCGCGCGGCTCACCATGGGCGGGCTCGTCACCGAGTCCCTGCGCGAGCGCGTGGCCCGTTTCGACCAGGCGCTGGTGGTGGACGCGGCTCGGGATGAAATCGAGCGCGCGCACGCACTGGCGGACATCTACCGCGAGGAGAAGTCGCAGGAGGAATGA
- a CDS encoding AAA family ATPase, with product MQSPPSTYLQAARAFRHFFTELRDAYLERETLFTQLELALLGREHVLVVGPPGTAKSAIASAVLGRIIDERTGLPSLFSKQLAESTVQTDLIGPVDFKVLTETGRTEYLTDEGMLGSEHAFLDEIFDGRDMLLRSILNVLHERELKHGRRVTTGRIECVVMTSNRYLSEVLARSPELLLAFADRLSFICFVPKSFARRESRAAMLQRFSHFARPDLRAQLSLQQVDLLQDAVTKVVVPSHVMEGVELLADALERALAAQVAKLPDYVPTKYFSQRSVVKALWALKAAVVRDQIYRRPERALEATVEDLDSLRWFFLLGGPPAEETEALLKSVVDPRERAQLEIVRLEQRAFDEALAKIQRELGGGVEREAQALGSSEEVSSVESVSRNWQPGVVSTTARALLTKLVPGPRHAQNRIPLVAAARALVAAQEQRLARGMAGHGEGRGGIALLVSFGDVLTLCRGVPELRPGYGALCEATARFLEGAQEMIALSAESVDFEDGLKLEGLVGLADNLEEELSQTGELAGQLSDGAPAASERLLTAEAEVRSRVVSALRRRAVFSFQGNLARGRREPLEALAGDSRRLTQLENALAVLDPTQQGLKQELLLPLGIAYAREVLSSTPFERIEQYGRAVQSVAENLRREGVSVDAVFAECREIIESRLREHAHLLTRDVPSPPPASTSVLNGDAYVFYRGDFAAKAPDGELAALLGLDGQLAANHGAASPGFLSEAVRSAVAQAELGFVQTRVKYLRSWLTQLLTSLPPPESMTERTDAERTVDRLVRSRFPMLALKEGELVRLRGVLALLGTMPGDLGEGARRLEGQLRGIDEDFGRFSRQVLARRSTP from the coding sequence GTGCAATCTCCACCGTCCACATACCTCCAGGCCGCGCGCGCCTTCCGGCACTTCTTCACCGAGCTCCGGGATGCCTACCTGGAGCGAGAGACACTCTTCACGCAGCTGGAGCTGGCGCTCCTGGGGCGCGAGCACGTGCTGGTGGTGGGCCCCCCTGGAACGGCCAAGAGCGCCATCGCCAGCGCCGTCCTGGGGCGCATCATTGACGAGCGCACGGGCTTGCCGTCGCTCTTCTCCAAGCAGCTGGCCGAGTCCACCGTGCAGACGGACCTCATCGGCCCGGTGGACTTCAAGGTGCTCACGGAGACGGGACGCACCGAGTACCTCACCGACGAAGGCATGCTGGGCTCCGAGCACGCCTTCCTGGACGAGATCTTCGACGGCCGGGACATGCTGCTGCGCTCCATCCTCAACGTGCTGCATGAGCGGGAGCTCAAGCACGGCCGCCGGGTGACGACGGGGCGTATCGAGTGCGTCGTCATGACGAGCAACCGGTATCTCTCCGAGGTGCTGGCGCGCTCGCCGGAGCTGCTCTTGGCCTTCGCGGACCGGCTGAGCTTCATCTGCTTCGTGCCCAAGTCGTTCGCGCGCCGGGAGAGCCGGGCGGCCATGCTGCAACGCTTCTCCCATTTCGCCCGGCCGGACCTGCGCGCGCAGCTGTCGTTGCAGCAGGTGGACCTGCTGCAGGACGCCGTGACGAAGGTGGTGGTGCCCAGCCACGTCATGGAAGGCGTGGAGTTGCTGGCGGATGCGCTAGAGCGCGCGCTCGCGGCCCAGGTGGCGAAGCTGCCGGACTACGTGCCGACGAAGTACTTCTCCCAGCGCTCCGTGGTGAAGGCGCTGTGGGCGCTGAAGGCCGCGGTGGTGCGGGATCAAATCTACCGGCGCCCCGAGCGGGCGTTGGAGGCCACCGTCGAGGACCTGGATTCGCTGCGCTGGTTCTTCCTCCTGGGAGGACCGCCAGCGGAGGAGACGGAGGCGCTGCTCAAGTCCGTGGTGGACCCTCGGGAGCGGGCGCAGCTCGAAATCGTCCGCCTGGAACAGCGCGCCTTCGACGAAGCGCTGGCCAAGATACAGCGGGAGCTGGGGGGCGGCGTGGAGCGCGAGGCGCAAGCGCTCGGGTCCTCCGAAGAGGTGAGCTCCGTCGAGTCCGTGAGCCGCAACTGGCAGCCGGGCGTTGTCTCCACCACGGCGCGGGCCTTGTTGACCAAGCTGGTGCCCGGGCCGCGCCACGCGCAGAACCGGATCCCGTTGGTGGCGGCGGCGCGGGCCCTGGTGGCGGCGCAGGAGCAGCGGCTGGCGCGTGGCATGGCGGGGCACGGTGAGGGGCGGGGCGGCATCGCACTGCTGGTGTCGTTCGGCGACGTGCTGACGCTCTGTCGCGGCGTCCCCGAGCTGCGGCCGGGCTACGGGGCGTTGTGCGAGGCAACGGCCCGCTTTCTGGAAGGTGCCCAGGAGATGATCGCCCTGTCCGCGGAGAGCGTGGACTTCGAGGACGGGCTCAAGCTGGAGGGCCTGGTCGGGCTGGCGGACAACCTGGAGGAGGAGCTTTCCCAGACGGGAGAGCTGGCGGGACAGCTGTCGGACGGCGCGCCCGCCGCATCGGAGCGCCTGCTCACGGCCGAGGCTGAGGTCCGGAGCCGGGTCGTGTCCGCGCTGCGCCGGCGCGCTGTGTTCTCGTTCCAGGGCAACCTGGCCCGGGGACGTCGGGAGCCGCTCGAAGCGCTGGCGGGAGATTCGCGCCGCCTGACGCAGCTGGAGAACGCCCTGGCTGTCCTGGACCCCACGCAACAGGGCCTCAAACAGGAGCTGCTGCTCCCACTGGGCATTGCCTACGCCCGGGAGGTGCTGTCCTCCACGCCCTTCGAACGCATCGAGCAGTACGGTCGCGCGGTGCAGTCGGTGGCGGAGAACCTCCGGCGTGAGGGGGTGTCCGTCGACGCGGTGTTCGCCGAGTGCCGGGAGATTATCGAGTCCCGGCTGCGCGAGCATGCCCATCTCCTCACGCGCGATGTGCCCAGCCCGCCGCCCGCGTCCACGTCGGTGCTCAACGGGGACGCCTACGTCTTCTACCGGGGCGACTTCGCGGCGAAGGCGCCTGATGGAGAGCTGGCCGCGCTGCTGGGGTTGGATGGACAGCTGGCCGCGAACCACGGCGCTGCCTCGCCCGGCTTCCTGTCGGAGGCCGTGCGTTCGGCGGTGGCCCAGGCAGAGCTCGGGTTCGTCCAGACGCGCGTCAAATACCTGCGGAGCTGGCTGACCCAGCTGCTCACGTCGCTCCCACCGCCTGAATCCATGACGGAGCGCACGGATGCCGAACGCACCGTGGACCGGCTGGTGCGCAGCCGCTTCCCGATGCTCGCGTTGAAGGAAGGCGAGCTGGTTCGGCTGCGGGGTGTCCTCGCGTTGCTGGGGACCATGCCCGGTGACCTGGGCGAGGGGGCTCGGCGTCTGGAGGGGCAGCTGCGCGGCATCGACGAGGACTTCGGGCGCTTCAGCAGGCAGGTGCTGGCGCGGCGGTCCACACCATGA